CTAGAATTGCATCTCCTTTTTATTCACTCACTCATGCATGCatgtattaataaaaaataaaaattggacTTTACAGTAACAAGAAGTTAGGCATGATTCTAAGACTCTAAGTACAGATTCTGCAAGAATTGAAAGCGAGAAAGACCTTGTTACTGTCCAGTTCCCTTTCCTATAGTCCCTCATTACAAAACTGCCACTATTCCCTCCTTGAATTTCAGCCGTTCCCAAGATGCATGcagcacatatatataaatgtgtgtgtgtgtgagagagagagagagagaggacctggGAAGCCAAGTTGTTGAAGATAGTTGTCGGACTCGGACTGAGTTGCAGAGAGGGAAACGCAACGAAGAAAAAGTGCTTATTGGAGATACTGCCCTGAAACTGAACAGACTGACTAACatttattataaatttataatcaacCATTTCAACTTTCAACAATAAGGCCATGCAAATTGCAAGTTATGACCCAATTCTAAATATAGATGGCAGGCCGGTTCAGTTCTCAAAGCAATTTATGACCCAATCCTACATTCCTACCTAGGTAATCCATCTTGGACTAAGCTCAAGTCCTTCAGTTGGTATCTAAAATTTAGAAGGGCATCTCTTTTGGTTCTTCACAAAAGAaaccattctctagttgcatgACAGGGAAACTCTTTTATCAACTGCAATCATGATTTATGGCCAGCAACGGGCATGGGAGTGTCTATGTTGGAAGAAGTATCAAAAATAAATGAGAACTGAATCCATCTATGGTGAAATAACAGCTCAGTACAATTTTTTCAAGTGAAATATGGAGCTTCCCTTGATAGCTTTCTAATTAGATATTTTATGGATAACATATAGTACATGCATTACACTTGAATGACAGGCCACCTAGATAGCTTTCTGTATTTCCAACGAATAGTACAACAAATCAGATGGAACATTTCCAGATGGAGGAGTTTCATTTCCCTTTTTTACAGTTCCCAATTCTCCCAAGACATAAAATGAATTTTAGCCAGTCAAACCCACACTACTCTGCAAGATTGCAACCCATAAACTGCACTACTTGATCTGTCTCTGGATAATGTGTCTCTCCGTGTCTCTAATTGTCATGCTTACAAGGTGATGCCCGTGGGAATGAAAAACTCTGAGCCCAAGTTAGTTGCAAGCCGTTTGATGAGTTATGACTGCAAGGGAACTTTTTCTCTGGAGGTTCCATATCTGTAGTTACAAGGTAAATTTTTGTATCACTGACGGCAGACATATGGTGCTTAGAAGTCTTGGGAGTCAAACTCAGGCTTAGATGGATACTCGAGACCCTGGAGCGCTGGTATCCGTCGCAAATCTTCTTCTGAATAAGCGGGGATGAACCAGTATAGCTTGTCTGTCCCAAACACCTGATGAGCAAATACCAGATTAGCAGCTTTTAAGAGTGATGCCATATGATATTACACATTCAACACTGTTGAAGTGGTACACACACGGACCCATAAAACAGAGTAAGAACAAAGATAGCTATGAAGAAGAACAAGTATTAAATGGCTCTTTTCGATAATGAGAGCAACCTAAATGCATTCATTCTCAACATAAGTTTTATGTGGACAATTCATATGCATATTTGCTTTGAGGTGTACTGATTTTCAGAAATTAATTGTGCACAATGATACAAGGTTGTATTCACCAGACTTAACATAACCCCAGCAGAATGAAAAGGAAAGAGGCAGCCAAGTCAAAGCGTGTATTTTGTTTCAAAGTGATAAGGATCTGTAGTCTGAAGATCAAGGTCAAGTCAAGTATCCAATCAGAAAGTCAACCCACGTTGTCCAAATTTCAGGAGTATCATATGATAGTTATACTACTACTATTACCGTcacattgagtttttttttttttcctttttctgatCAAACAAGTATATCAGGTTAAATGGCAGTCTTAAGATAAAAGTGACTCAAATAATCATGTGGCCAAATACAAATTATTTAATTTGTCCACTATTGCACCTTAAACTTCCACAATTTACTAAGCCATTGAAATAGTAATTGCTTCAGGCAGACCTTTATGATTCCttttttatgaaaataaaattagtacAAAAACAATGTAATAATGCAGTGCTTTTGCCATCAGTGCCAAACCTCACATTTCATGACATATTCATAAAGCTTAGCATATTTTTTTTGACAAGCTCATGTAATCAGAAATTTAGGGCACACTAACAAATATaaaatagatgtctattgtaGGACTGCCTAATAGATGTTTTTCACATACATTGTACTCATGCTCGGGAGTTTTTCTGCTATTgccaaattattttcatttcaatACATTCAGGCCTTGGTGATCCCGAATTCCCTAAGCTATTATAAGGCATCACAACTTTCATTGTTCTTGATGTAAATACTAATTACTAGAATAGTGAATACGGGCTAACTAGAAATTACTCAGAACACATTGGTTAACTTAAGGATACATTGAAGGAAAGATAAGAAATGTATTGATATATTGCAAGTGCCACCAACCTGTTCAAAATTCTTTTTCCGACCAAGGTCATAGCGCCATTTCGGAGTGGTTTTCTTCTCATATGCCTGATCAGAAACAAAAACCCCGTCAGCATCCTAATTCTACCGcaactttctttttcctttttttttttttttgaaaagataccAGACTTCATTGCTAAGATTAGAATACAAATCAGTGGAAAAGCAACCATGCAAAAGAGAAACTTGGGGAAACTGAAATCTTCACTCTCAACAAGCTAGGAAAATAAGCTTTGAATTAAAAGCTGAAACCAAGCAACCACCTAGAACAAGAAAAACATAGAAACTAGGCTAATTAGTGAACAGCTGCCTCCCACTCCCTAAAAATAGTTGTGAAAGAGAAATCTCAGCTCAAACACAACAAAGCGCGAGCTCAAAAACTTAATTCTATACCAAAAGCCCCAGCCTTGTCCTTAAAATTCTTTGATTCCTTTATAGCCAATGATCCAAAAAAACAGCAAGCACCAAACATCCCCATAAAACACCTTGGCCATCTTCCTGCCCCAAAACATCTTATGCTTTTTGCTTGAGAGAGAGAAGCATCACCTAGGACTAAACCAGCTGATATTCACCTCCCTTAATACTTTCATCCCTAGGCTCATGGCAGTAGGGCCCTGCAGAAAGACACGACCAGCAGATTCCTGCCTCTTTCTACACATAATGCACCAGTGAGGGGATAAGCAAGAACCGGTCTTCTCTTTTGCATCATATCAAAAGTATTAACTTGCTTCAACTCCTTTCCTACCTCGGTTGGAGCAATGTACAAAATTTTCAGACAAAAGATGCCATGGGACTAGTGAAAATACGTATATGTTGGTATATGTCTTTAAGCATACTAAAAATTTTGCACATCACTAGTGAACTAaccattgaaaaataaaaataaagataaaaagtGGAGACGCGTAAGGACCTAGATAAACATGTGATGCAACTCAAGGAAAACCGCCAGGGGAACTCCCCACTTGAAAGGTAGAATGCAAAAACTACAGACAAATTGCTGATGAtagaagtaaaataaaatacctCAATAGTTGTAGTATTTGCAGCCACCAAGGATATATGCATGATAAGAAACCCCAGTACACTTAATGCAAATGCAAGATTCAAAACTGCAAATAAAGCAACAAGGTCATCAGTCACAACAAAAACAATAGAGGCAACCTCCTGCACAGGAAATGAAACAGGTGAAATTAGATTACCGAAAGCAAGGAAAGTAGTTGCAAGGGTCCCCGGTGTTCCAGGTATTTCTCCTTCACTAAAAAATGCAATGAAGTGTGGCAGCAAGCATAAAGTTACAACAGTTGTCTCAAGGAACGTGTAGAACTGCATTGAGATAGAACGAAGGAATCAGTTTAAATATATACAACATCATTAATGTGCATTCATcaatcacaaaaacaaaaatcacccACCAATAGTATACACAGATGATAAAATCAAACAACCAAGTAGACCAAGCTCAAGCATTTCTCCATTACCAGTTCTGACAGGAAACGATACCAATTCATCTAGTTTTGGTTTCAGTATGAAACCCTAGAAGATATAGAACCACCATAAGATCATAGAATCATAGTTGAACATCACTTTGATATACCAGACCAGGACTGAAATCAAAGAACTCATTGAAACTAACAGTGTCTGCATTCAGGATAAACAGTTTCTTGGAttaccctttttcttttctctttttctttttttctttcaaagaaGCAACTATTATTGATTATTTATAATGTGACTTCCTGGAATTACCGTAAACTCATGTATTTTCACTAATAcaaaatttttgattaaaaGTTAACTGAACCAGCTTACAGATCTATAACTTGCACCAATAGGTGACTCCACACATACTTTAATGCTCCTACTTTATGCAATTATAGAATTACAGTATATCAAGTATTTTAGCATTTCCATACATCAAAACATAAGCTGATATTGTATAAGTTACATGAAACATAAACATAAGGTGAGCACTGCAATTTGTTTGCATGTGTATGTGAAACAGACTATTAAAAGCCAAATTCATATAGAAATGTTGGCCACTTCACAAAAGCCTAAGAATTTCACTATACACAATTCACCTCTCAAACTCAGAAAACATGGTGTCATATAGAGTCCACGAGGACTGTGATTTTAATTTATGAAAACAAAGCTATGGATAAACATTTGATGGATAGAATCTTCAAGGTGACATGACCTATTCTAAGGGTTATCTACTACAAGTTAACACATTAGTTCACATCCAGAGTACATGGATGAATTCCATTGAATGGATACTACCAAATTGGCAAAAACGCATTAAGGTACAGTAATTGACAGAGATATAGTCCACCTTTGTGTTGCCACTTGGGCCACTACATGCCATGACATGTTCCACACAAGTGTTTTAAGCTCAAAGTTTACTGAAAAAGATTAAATGTAAGGACTTAACATCTTTCAGGTTCTCTTtggaaacaacaaaaactacacCAAATATAACTTTGTTTCAAATGCTCACAAGTCACAAATAGGCCGATGTCAGCATGGCCTTTTTATTGGAACCAGCATGATACAACACTACCCCATAATCATGTGTTAACTTCTATGTAAATCAAAGAATAAAATTGGAAGCATATCTAGCACTTATGCTACCAACTATTGCAACCTCTGTACTTAGATGGTACAGAAAGTGACCCGACACCATCAGATGCAGCTAAAAAATAGGTATGAAGTAGTTATGCATATTATAAGCTAACCTAACAATGGAGTTGACACAAATCAGCTAATAAGTACTTAACAGTCAGCCTAAACAGCAAGACAAACTTaccaagaaaagaagaaaatatttgtAATTTAAGGCCCCAACACAATTAACAACCCATACACAATGGTGATCCATTTTCAGTACACACCGCCCACCTGAAACAAAGAAATCCATTCAACATTATGGTCTGATTCATAAACCAAATgaacagaaaaaacaaaagcaaggcAGAATATTGCTCAAGGACATTAGGATGCACATATTGGGACTCACAAACTGAGCAATGATGGCAACGAGGTGGTTTCAACTGGTTGCACTTCCGGCAATACCGGACTCTTTGATTTGATGGGTCAGTTTGCAAATCACTAAATTCTGAACCATTCAATGGGTCAGCTTCCcctctttcttcatcaacagcAGGCCTCCAATTCGGTGGCACACCACCGGGATCCGtcaaaacaacagaaaagtaacTCCATAGTAGCATCACCAACTGCACAGCACAATTGTAACAAACTTTCAACTTTCAGCTATAGTTTCTCCTATACACTTAATCATCCACCATCTCTTCACATTATGAGCTAAGAACAAATAAACAAATCATCCATCACCCCAAAAATCCTTTGATTCACTCTTAAGAACAGCAAATACAACAGAAGCTACACCTGAATTTGCTGCAAAAACCATTGCAACAGATCCCCACAAGTTCAACTTTTCAAAATGGAAAATTCCCATCtagaaaaacaaaatcctaaaaCCCAAAATCTCAGCAAACAAAACCCATCAAACCCAGATACCAATACTacaaaagatcaaaacttgacaAGTTTTTTTTCCAAGTAGTCTTACCAAAGAATGGAACAAGATCAAAACGACAATAGCAATGAGAGAATCAAGCCCACCAGCATACAAAGCCGGGCCATAATTAGTCAAAACGACAGTGTAATACGTCACACCCACAACTCCAAGAACCAAGAGGATCATAACCGAGCCCAGACCCCGCAGAGCTGTGCAGAACTTGAACACATTCCAAGCCATGGCAGCTCCAGATCTATG
This portion of the Rosa chinensis cultivar Old Blush chromosome 1, RchiOBHm-V2, whole genome shotgun sequence genome encodes:
- the LOC112177402 gene encoding probable protein S-acyltransferase 14, with product MHRSGAAMAWNVFKFCTALRGLGSVMILLVLGVVGVTYYTVVLTNYGPALYAGGLDSLIAIVVLILFHSLLVMLLWSYFSVVLTDPGGVPPNWRPAVDEERGEADPLNGSEFSDLQTDPSNQRVRYCRKCNQLKPPRCHHCSVCGRCVLKMDHHCVWVVNCVGALNYKYFLLFLFYTFLETTVVTLCLLPHFIAFFSEGEIPGTPGTLATTFLAFVLNLAFALSVLGFLIMHISLVAANTTTIEAYEKKTTPKWRYDLGRKKNFEQVFGTDKLYWFIPAYSEEDLRRIPALQGLEYPSKPEFDSQDF